Part of the Antechinus flavipes isolate AdamAnt ecotype Samford, QLD, Australia chromosome 2, AdamAnt_v2, whole genome shotgun sequence genome is shown below.
CCCAGTCTCTAAGTCcctaaggcaggggtcctcatACTATgacccacaggccagatgcagcagctgagggtttatccccctcacccacagctacgaagtttctttatttaaaggcccacaaaacaaagtttttatttttactatagtccagccctccaacagtctgaaggacaatgaactggtcccctatttaaaaagtttgaggatccctatCCTAAGGGATGAACAGCTTAAGAGGACAAGAGTTACACTTGTTAATTGAGGCTTGATAGAAAAGGCAGGAGATCCCCATGGGGACCTGCTCTTGGGAGATGGTTTCCCAGAGCAGGAGGCCATTCAGGGCCCAGCAGATTCTAGTTGGACCAGTCTTCGGCTTCCGAGGAGAGACGTTTATTTCCCCTAATCCCTCAGCCTAGGTGGTTCTGGTTTCTGCTTGGTTAGCTGGGGAGGGGGCAGCATCATTAGCAGCCCCTGCAAAGAAGGGAGTTTGGGAGCcttgggaaagaagggagaggagcaGGGTCCAGTGGCATCTGTCCCCAGAAAAGAGGGGACCTTTGTGAAATGGGCCATGGGCCAGAGGCTGGGCAGGTAGCTGGGAGAGGCCACGGGACAGGCCCTCCGACGGGGAAGCTGTTGGATGTTGACAAGAATATTCAGGGGAGGGTCTCTGTTACCAGCCCTGCCCCGTGGCTCCGAGCCGGGCTGGTCGCACTCCTaactccctctcctctcctccctgctGCTCAGCAACATCCCAAACAGATCTACCTTTGTCTGTCCATACTGTGGAGCCCGAAATCTGGACCAGCAGGAGCTGGTGAAGCACTGTATGGAGAACCACCGCAGTGACCCCAACCGAGTGGTGAGTGGGCAGCGTGCTATGCGCGGGATGCCAAGGGGCAGAAGCAGTCCCTGAGCCTCTCGCTGGCAGGGGAGGTTCCGGAGGGCCTCCTTGTTGGCTTGTCTACATGTGGAGGACAGGGGCACGGGGACCGCTTGGGGGCGGCCTTTGTGGAGCTTGCCTGGAAGTTTCTCGCAGGGGGGACAGCAAGGGTCtctgcccccccttccccccagtccTCACCTGCTGTGTTTCAGGTCTGTCCAATCTGCTCTGCCATGCCCTGGGGGGACCCCAGCTACAAGAGCGCCAATTTCCTGCAGCACCTGCTCCATCGACACAAATTCTCCTATGACACCTTTGTGGTGAGTGCCTTTGGGCTCCCGGGGGGGTGAGTCAGTACACATGAAGCACCCGCTGTGGGCCCACACTGTGCGGAGCTGGGGACACCATGAGACAGGGGTCCCTTCCTCAGAGCTTAGCGTCTAACAGGGAGGGCGGCCTGGGGGGCTTCAGAACGGACTGGGCCGCAGTCAGAGAGGAGGGGCCCCTGATCTCCGTTCGTTGGGTAGAAGGACAAGGCCTCCCTGAGAGCAGGTGCTGGGACAGATGGCCCTGAGCAAAACCGTTGGGGATGCGGCTTCTGGGCCCCGGCCGGAACCGCTTCCACAAACCAGGAAAGAGGCAGGACTCTGCTTGGTCTCATTCTTATTCCTTCCCCTGCCCTTTCTCCTGCCCTGCGGCTGATGGCAAtgcccccctcctccttccttctggcTCGGGGCAGTTACGTGAAGGCCCCCAGCTGCGCCCCCTGCACTGCCCCTGTCCAACAGGGGCACCTGACTTGTGTCCTCCTCCTTTGGGCTGCCatccatttgctttttaaaatgactgCCCGACAAGGGGCCCACTTGATTCCCCCTCCACAGGGAAAAGCCCTGGGCCTAAGCCCTCCTGAGTGTGGCCACTAGAGGGCAGTTGGGGCCCTTTAAAAGGCTGAGGCTCTCTGGCTTGGGGAAGAGCCTGGGAGTGCAGATCCAGGGCAGCTCCCAGACCAAGCTGGGCTCCCATCTTCCCTCCCCTCAGCTTCCCACAGCTTTTCATGTAGCTGCCATTAAGATGCTGAGTCATGGACTCCTTCAGTATTCTCCCTAGCCCTGGCTTGTTAGAAGAGAGCAGACTGAAGGGCTGGGGATCAGGTCCCTGACATTTCTAAGCCCCCCCAGTTGTAGAAGGGGAGGGGGCCAGGCTCAGCAAGGTTGGCAAGAGCCGAGGCTGGAGCCTCTGGGGCGACTTACCTGTGGCAGAGGCTGGGGTGAGGGGCCGCTGGAGCAGGGACCCAGCCTCTGGGTGCCCTGGGTGGCCGTGAGATGAGGGCCTGCTGTTTGTATGGTGTGGGACAGACCTTGAAAGGCCTGCCATGGGGGGAATGGGGGGCTGCTGAGCGGGATCTGGGGGCCCGGGTGAGGCTGCAGCAGCTACGTCTGGCACTGGGTCACTCACCGGGCCTGGGTTCCTCTTCGTTGGCCGCACTTAGCCCGAGTTCATTGTCGTTAGGTCTGCCTGCCGGGTCAGTAGGGATAGCTCTCCATGCCCGGCAGCATTTCTCACACTCATTCTGGCGGCAGCAGCAGTGCTCTGATACATCGGCTTACTGGGATTAGCACAAATGTCTTCTAGTTGCTGGGCATGTGTCACTGTGCATGTTTGTGTGAGTCTGAGCCCTGGGGCGGGGTTGCCCCGTCGGGGGGAACAGTGGGATTCCAAAAGACCTTCAGCTCCACCAACAGCGTAGGAGGGCGGCTTTCTGCAGCACTGGCCGCGCTCTTCCCGGGATGGGGACTTTGGGATCGGCATCTCACCCGTGACACGGAGTGTTGCTCTTTGTGGTCACTGACAGTTGTGTTTCTTTTGCGTGAGCCTTTGGGGAAGGACTGGAGAGCTCCTGTTGTTTTCTTCCAGGACTACAACATCGATGAAGAAGCGGCGTTTCAGGCGGCCCTGGCGCTGTCCCTCTCTGAGAACTGAAGGCGGCCCTGGCTGTCCCACGTGGAGGGACAAGAGGCTCGCTCGTTCCTCAGGCCTCCCCGCACCTTGATTTGAATTGCACCTTTTGTCACTAGTTGAGCAGGCCGAGCCCAGGGGTCCGCCCTCAGCACCCTCCCGGGAGGGGGGATTGATGCACCTTTTACTGTTCGAAGGTTCAGCCGGTGAGCTCTCTTCTGGCTAGAGTTGATTTGTTTGATGTTTGGAGACCCAGGTGATGCCTAAAGAGCAGCTGAGTGGAGGGAGGGATGTTGGCTCTGGCAAACAGAGCATCCggttgtcttcttttttttcctgaacactGGTCTGGCTTTCATGCTTCTAAAGACTAGATGGAGAGCCCTGACTCTGTCATTGCTGATCCGGACAGGTTAGATCCATTTAAGGGGAGCAGAGTCCTAACATCTAGCATCCAGTAAAATTTCCACCTTGCTCATTTGGTACCAGCTTTTGTGATACTtagagattctggcatttttctATATTAACCAGTGTGATAATCTTTTCACATTTTATAGAGTGAGGAAAAAGCAGTTACTCTTCATATTGCAATATCTGTGTTTGACTAGGAACAATAGTATTTTTatggaacatttaaaaatatatatatattttttaaaaaatcaaaaaataaaccCTAGTATAGGATCAGCATTGGGGGCATGATAGGGAGCCTGGGTAAGCCAGAACCAAACGTGCTTATGTGATTTTTGAGATGGCCATGTTcattagattatttttatatttttaaaggttttcgCTGTGTCTGTTTACCTTTTGCTTAATCAAAAAAGAGGCTCCCAGCTCCATGTGCAAGCAGTGATGCTACTGGGGTATCAGGTACCGGGGCCTCAATGGATCTTCACAGCGGAGTTGCTCCCAGATTTAGGAGAAGACTAGacaagaagggaaaatagagGTAAAGAGGTGGCTCCCCAGTCCCTTTTTATCACCTTTCCAAAGAGATGACTGGAATTCTCAGGCAAAGGCTTGGGGACAGCCTCACTGAATGAATGGGGTCTGTAGCCTCCCAATGGGTCAGGGAAGCAGCTGTGAGGAGCCATGGACCATTTTTCCTAGCTGATATCTGCGCTCAGCATTGGGATTTGGGAAGAAGTTCGTTAAGCTTTCTGGTTTGTTTACTGATgtaaattattgttttcttttttaaaaaatgaaataaaaaatttcagagCATCTACAGTCAGATGTGATTAAATGCTGTTTTCTCCAAGAGTCAAAAGCATGTTGGGGAACTTGTCATCCATACTCACAGTGGACCTTAAATGAGGGAGAATGGTTCCCTACTTTAGGTAATAACCAAGATTCCTTTTCCATGGTCTAGAATAGACAACTGGCTACCATCTGCTGCAGCACCCCATCCCTTTGCTTTTGAATCGGTGTCTCTGTAAATGCTGTCTGCATTTGGTCGTGTTTCTTCTAAAGCCATAAAGAATGAACCCCCTTAAATATTTGAGGATATCACCCCTCCTGAGTACCCTTAGTTCTACAATAAATCAccatagaaaaatgaattaagtGCCTATGGAGAAGGAAAACATGGAATAAAAACTGTTCCAGAGtgacttaaaaaagaaataagaattattaaaGCAGGATTTTTGGCTTGAACATCAAAATGGGTAGATTTAAACTTTCAATGTTGATGGTGAGTCTCACCAGAGAGAGGGGTTTCCCAAAACATGAGGAATGCAAATACAAGGAAGTCAAGTACTATTGGAAGAGAAGCCAACCCCTCTTcccaaaacatttaaaagaaaattgctcATTTTCCAAGTAAACCATTGTTCTCAGTGACAGATGATCAAAGGGTTCTAGGTTTCCCAGAAGATCAtgaaagcacacacacacaaaaaaaaaatgcagaaaataaagaattgcCCCATTGAAAGATTAGATTGCCcctcagaaaattaaaaagctaattaACATCGAGATTGCAAGGTCTGCAATTGTTAAAGATTAAATTTCACAATTCAATTAATTTAGAACCAAGTTCTGCCAGCAATGTGGAGACTAGCTGTTAAATGCAGAGGGATTAAAATAACAACAGATTTCCACACATTCGAGAAGACCTAGAAAAGAATGTTTTGAAGAGCAATAAATTCCAAATGTAAACTTGACTTATCCTGCAAGTTTGAGCTTACTTCTAAATGATGAAAGATGGCCTTTTAATAAAGAGGTTTTTGCAACATTCTTAGAAATAAAACTAAACttgaagaaattatttccttGAATATCCTAGGTGGCAGAAAATCCAAACAGGTGAATGAATGCCACAGGCCAGGACAGCACTAGTTAGAATCACAGCTGAGAGACCAATaagaaagtcctttttttttttttaattaaagttttttattttcaatattcaaaatgctagatttcaaatttttctcccccacccttagatagcaagtaa
Proteins encoded:
- the RNF166 gene encoding E3 ubiquitin-protein ligase RNF166 isoform X1, translated to MRSHISSCVKVQEQMASCPKFVPVVPTSQPIPCNIPNRSTFVCPYCGARNLDQQELVKHCMENHRSDPNRVVCPICSAMPWGDPSYKSANFLQHLLHRHKFSYDTFVDYNIDEEAAFQAALALSLSEN